The stretch of DNA TAAAGTATTTACCCGTGAGCATTTGTTGACCACTATTTGGGGGTATGCGGTTGCAACAGAGGATCGGACCATAGATTCCCATGTGCGGAATTTACGAGACAAATTGCGAAAATCAGGTTTTCCTGTAGACGATTATTTGACAACAGTATGGGGACTAGGGTATAAGTGGATGGATAAGGATTCGTAAACGAAAACCTCATAGTTTAAGATAATGTTCAGGAGGTAACAAGGTGAAAGTTCAAATGAAAGTGATATTGGCTATGTTAATAGGAATATTACTTATTGCAACGGGTTGTACAAACAATAGTGAGGACCAAGAAAAGAACCAACAGGAAAAAAAGGCTGAATCAAAGGCTAAATTTGAAGTGGTTGAGGCCAGTTCATTTAGCGTAAAAAATATACGTGGAATTGGATATCCAGGCAATGATCAAGCGCTGTATGTTGGCACAAATGCTGGTTTAAAATTCTACAAAGATTCAAAGTGGTATGAATCAACCACGAATCAACATGATTATATAGGATTCCAAGCAGTAGAAGATGGTTTTTTAGGAAGTGGACATCCTCAAAAGGGGACAGGCTTTAAAGACCCACTTGGTGTAGTGCGCAGTGTCGATCAAGGAAAGACACTTGATCAGCTGGCATTCTATGGGAAGAGAAACTTCCACTTTATGGCTGCCAGTTTTTCAGGTAAAGGGCTTTATGTAATTAGTGAAACACCCGAAGATGGTTTAAGCTATGGTGTTAACTATTCTAAAAACAATGGCGATACGTGGACAAAGAGCGCATTTAAGGGGTTTAATGCGGACTCATTAGGAATGATAGCAGTACACCCTACTAATGGTGATATCGTGGCGATGTCTACAAGGACGGGTATTTTTTATTCATCTGACAATGGAAACACGATGAAGTTAATTACTAATCCCATTATGGTGACAGCCCTTACGTTCAGCGGGGATACAATCCTATTTT from Bacillus sp. SLBN-46 encodes:
- a CDS encoding F510_1955 family glycosylhydrolase; the encoded protein is MKVQMKVILAMLIGILLIATGCTNNSEDQEKNQQEKKAESKAKFEVVEASSFSVKNIRGIGYPGNDQALYVGTNAGLKFYKDSKWYESTTNQHDYIGFQAVEDGFLGSGHPQKGTGFKDPLGVVRSVDQGKTLDQLAFYGKRNFHFMAASFSGKGLYVISETPEDGLSYGVNYSKNNGDTWTKSAFKGFNADSLGMIAVHPTNGDIVAMSTRTGIFYSSDNGNTMKLITNPIMVTALTFSGDTILFSSVENDKILLKTLNPVTGEQGVLAFPFLDYDNPITYLAVNQKDHNQIAFTTYKNDIYQSKDGGKNWSVLLKDGKKEQE